A DNA window from Paramormyrops kingsleyae isolate MSU_618 chromosome 10, PKINGS_0.4, whole genome shotgun sequence contains the following coding sequences:
- the LOC140593237 gene encoding perforin-1-like, which yields MWWLLVLWLWGCWLPPGLPHCTTERNALQCQKAQMVTGSNLAGEGFDVVTMERKGAYIIDVEHWQRKADNSCTLCTNPYLNNEKQKLPLALVDWRAETDCKKKLVSSIYESSEQFVESSQSGVDISWKVGLDLISPRSGSLMVGGTHSKQASKAMEMSKKDKYSFIKQEFHCSYYRYRVENSPPLHTEFARSLELLPPQYNSVTKEDYRRLLDIYGTHFIRKVELGGRVSSTTAFRFCQAALNGYTETEVKDCLEVEASVPIKYVTVKAKADFCKRDKKTHNNKDSFHSQFTERITEVKGGQHMVPDLLFSDKPEAMQKWLDSLKTMPGIITYSLHPLHYLVQKPETKKVALKKAVEDYILEKALYKHCSKKCSGGSTPSKHDPCRCVCVASEQTNCDCCPTMLGLAQVTVTVKRARGLWGDQYHETDGFVYIALASKNIQTRVIHNNNNPTWNSEFPFGTIRLSSDTKMRLEVWDEDKMWYKWWNDKLGECTINPVSGFHDEICPLSHGNLYYSYKVECAPGLTGKHCRNYAPSPMNPRLADLYTSRNAFNVTPVLLERLRRGQSIEDPLPFLSSSRSDNKTLGS from the exons ATGTGGTGGTTGCTCGTCCTCTGGCTGTGGGGGTGCTGGCTGCCCCCTGGTCTTCCACACTGCACTACAGAGAGAAACGCTCTCCAGTGCCAGAAGGCCCAGATGGTAACTGGGTCGAACCTGGCAGGTGAGGGCTTTGATGTGGTTACCATGGAGCGTAAGGGTGCCTACATCATCGACGTGGAGCACTGGCAGAGGAAAGCAGACAACTCCTGCACGCTGTGCACCAACCCGTACCTGAACAATGAAAAGCAGAAGCTGCCACTGGCACTAGTGGATTGGCGAGCTGAGACTGACTGCAAGAAGAAGCTGGTCAGCAGCATCTATGAATCCAGTGAGCAGTTCGTTGAAAGCAGCCAGAGTGGGGTGGACATCAGCTGGAAAGTGGGACTTGATCTCATCAGTCCTCGATCAGGATCTCTCATGGTAGGAGGTACCCACTCAAAACAGGCCAGTAAAGCTATGGAGATGTCCAAGAAGGACAAGTACAGCTTCATTAAACAGGAGTTCCACTGCAGCTACTACAG GTACCGAGTGGAGAACAGCCCGCCCCTCCATACGGAGTTTGCACGCAGCCTTGAGCTCCTCCCCCCTCAGTATAACAGTGTCACCAAGGAAGACTACCGCCGCCTACTGGACATCTACGGGACTCACTTCATCAGGAAGGTTGAGCTGGGCGGCCGCGTGAGCAGCACCACCGCATTCCGGTTCTGCCAGGCGGCGCTAAACGGCTACACTGAGACTGAGGTGAAAGACTGCCTGGAGGTGGAGGCCTCCGTGCCCATAAAGTATGTTACTGTGAAAGCTAAGGCTGACTTCTGCAAGCGTGACAAGAAAACACACAATAACAAGGACAGCTTCCACAGCCAGTTCACAGAAAGGATCACTGAAGTAAAGGGAGGTCAGCACATGGTTCCTGACCTCCTGTTTTCTGACAAGCCTGAAGCCATGCAGAAGTGGCTGGACAGCCTGAAGACCATGCCGGGAATCATCACCTACTCTCTCCACCCCCTGCATTATCTGGTGCAGAAGCCAGAGACCAAAAAGGTGGCGCTGAAGAAGGCGGTGGAGGACTACATCCTGGAGAAGGCCCTATACAAGCACTGCTCCAAGAAATGCTCAGGAGGTTCGACACCCAGCAAACATGACCCCTGCCGCTGTGTCTGTGTAGCCAGTGAACAAACCAACTGCGACTGCTGCCCAACTATGCTGGGCCTGGCCCAAGTGACGGTTACGGTGAAGCGGGCCCGGGGCTTGTGGGGAGACCAATATCATGAAACCGATGGCTTTGTCTACATTGCTCTGGCCAGCAAAAATATTCAGACCAGGGTGatccacaacaacaacaacccgaCCTGGAACAGCGAGTTCCCATTTGGTACCATTCGGCTCTCGTCTGACACAAAGATGAGGCTGGAAGTGTGGGACGAAGACAAGATGTGGTACAAATGGTGGAATGACAAGCTGGGAGAGTGCACGATCAATCCTGTTAGTGGCTTCCATGATGAAATCTGTCCGCTGAGCCATGGCAACCTCTACTACTCCTATAAGGTGGAGTGTGCTCCTGGGCTCACAGGAAAGCATTGCAGAAACTACGCCCCTTCTCCTATGAACCCCAGACTGGCCGACCTTTACACATCCCGGAATGCCTTCAACGTCACGCCCGTTCTCCTGGAGCGCCTCAGAAGGGGGCAGTCCATCGAGGATCCCCTGCCGTTTCTGTCATCCAGCAGGAGTGATAATAAGACGCTGGGCTCCTGA